The stretch of DNA GCCGGGAGCGCTCGCTCCGCCGAGAATGCTGATGACGGTCATGCCGATGTTGGCGGCCTGGGCCTTGCTGAAACGCTGGGCGGTATGACGGGCGGCGACATGGCCGATTTCATGAGCCAGAACTCCCGCCATCTCGGCCTCGTTCTCGGCCAGAGCCAGCAGCCCTCGGGTTATGTAAACAAAACCGCCGGGCAGGGCGAAGGCATTGACCTTATCATCGTTAAGGACGGTAAAGGTGTAAGGCAACCCCTGAACCTCGGATACCGCGACCAGGGAAAGCCCGACGCGGCGCACATAGGCGCTCAGTTCCTGATCGCTATATGCGCCGCCGAAAGCCTTGATGATCTTGGGATGTTCTTCCTGCCCCACCTTCATCTCGTCGGCTTGCGACATAAAGGCGGTAAAGCTCTGCTTGCCGGTGGCGGGATTGACGGTGCATCCGGCCAACGCCGCCGGCAAAAGACAATAAACGACTATCTTGAACAGGTGCTTCATGGAATCAAAAACTATTTCCGCACCTCAAGGTCCCGCTTCCTGCGGTTTTGGTCTTTGGACCTTTGGTCCCGGCTCAAGATGGCGTGGTCTGTTTTTCTGGCCGGACCATTCCTCGTTTCGTCGTTGTTATCAATAATGATTCCGACATCAATGAGTTTCTGGGCCATCGTTTCCATGTTGCCGAGAGTTTTCAGAAAGCCCTGCGGTGTCATCACCAGCCGATGGTTGACGATAACGGCGGGGTTGCCGTCATCGTCCTTCTCGGTAATGGAAATGGTGGCGTAATCCATGCGGATCATGCCGTTGACAATGGCGATGTGAATGGCTCCGTCGGTGAAAATATCGGCATTCATGGGAACATCCTTATTAGGGTCAAAACTCATAATTATTGTAATTATGGAAGATATAAACCAAGGACATAAATTATTCCAACTGTTCAGGGTGGGAGGCCTCGATCATCGGGCCGTTGCGCTCTTTGAGCCAGCCGCGAGCGCGAATTTTCTTCCCCTTGAATGACAGCGGATCGATTCCATCCTTGAGAAACATCCGCGTCGCCCCGGACGGAATCATTACCGTAAAATCCTTGCGCCAGTCGGCGCCGAAGTTGAGGTAGACGACGCCCTTTACCTTGACCGCATCCATGACCACCCCTTCCACTACCTGAAAAGTGCCGAGACGCTCGGAAGCTTCCTCCGGCGTTCGGACGGCATAAAAGGGATGATCCCAGATGCCGCGCCGGTCTTGGCGCGCCATGTGCTCTATCGCGTACATGCTCGCGGCCATTTCCCGATTGTCGGGGAAGGTATAAACGCGGGCCATCCCCGCTTTGAGCATCTCGCCCTGCGCCCAGACCCCGTTTTCCAGAAACAAGTGGGCCAGCGTCCGTCCGTGGCGATCAATCTTCTCGCCGCCATGGCGCAACTCGACGACGCGGCCCGAAATCATCTTTTCCAGGGCATGTTTCGCTTCATCGGCCAGAGGCCAGGTCTTGAAATCACGGCGACCGAGGGGAAGCTTCGGCGCCTGTATGCCGACAAGCCTGACCTGACGACCGTCATCCAATGTTATCGTATCGCCGTCGATGATCTCCGTCACCCGCGCCGCACCGCCGGAAGTCAAGGTTTCCGCGCCGGCGCCGCCGCTCAAAAGCAGGACGAAAACCAGCAATGCCGACAATGAGTATGGCCGCGACATAGTCATTGTTATCTTATACCATAGAAGGCCGGGCTATTCCTTAGGCGGCAGAGGTCTAGGCGCCGTCTTTGCCGGAAGGCGCGTCAGACGCCCGACGCCGCCGGCTTTGCTTTTCAGGTCCTTGACGCCGACGGCCTGCGTAACGACGCACTTGGCGTTGGAGGTATGACGCACCGCCGCCTGGCATTTCTCCATTGAGGGCATTTCGATCAGGTGAAGGGGCGGCGACCCCGCCATCAGCACCAGATAAACGACATCGGCGACGGGAGCTTCCTTTGCCGCATCCTGCTCGGAGGCGCCTTGTTCAGCCGCAGCCGCGCCGATGAATCCGGCAACAGTCAAGGCGCAGACGCCGAGAAACAAGGCTGATCGTCCATCCATTTGAAGCACCTCGTAAAAATGAAGCGCCGCCCCGCAGGCAACGCATCATTATACAACATATAGGGCTTTTTATGGAATAATTATACAGAATATGGAAATTTTTGTTTTGGCCCTAAATTGCGCGGGCCATGCTGCGGACGGTCACCTTGTGCTTGGCCAAAAGATAGATATCCGTCAACGCCGTATCATCCAGTTCGGTGACTGCCGAGCGCGTGGTGAAACGGACAAGCTCGGGATCGCGCCCGGACGTAGACATCAAATTGGTTATTAATTCCTTGCGGATCAGGGGCGGGTATTTAAGGACTTCCACCACCAGGGACTGCTTGATATCCAGAGGAATCATCTGATTAATGAAAATGCGATCCAGGCATAGGCTGTAAATGCCGAAGTCCAGCTTGCCGGCGACGGCGCGGGTGAATTCCATGAACTCGTCAAGAAAGGCGCCCCGCGTAATCTCGCCTTCGGTCAAACGGCGCACCACGTCAAGGAACATCCGGTAGCGTTTTCTGGCCGGCGTAAGCCGTCCGCCGAGATCGGCTTCAAGTTCCCTGATCCGCGCCTCGCGGAAGCCGTCTTCAAGCATGGCGTGGGCCGAGGTGCGCACCTCCTTGCTGAAGGCCCGTTTCTCGATGAGGTCAAACAGTTCTTCATACTTGCGTCTGTTCTTGGCGGTGAGTTTGCCGGCGGCCTGGCTCAGGGGAATGATTGCCGCCCTGGCGACCAGAATATCCCGGGCGCAGATCGACGCCACCGAGGCCACCACCGGATCGACCAGCCGTCCGGCCCAAAAATCGTCCGAGATTACATAGCGGTCGTCATCAAGCATGGTCAGGTGCCGGCCCAGCATATGACATTCAACGAAATGATCGGCCAGATCGGGCGATCTGGCGGCGGCGGCGATTTCCTGAAACATCCTTACCTTCCTGCCATACCATCCTGCCCCGGGCAAAACTTTTTGCCGTGGGCATATTATCAGTATTAACCGATATCGCAAAGGTTCGCTGCTCGGATTTCGGAAACATGGTATGCATCCTGCCGTCGCTTACTTGTAATAAAGGAACATCATGGCCCGCGCCTTGGCCCTCGATCTGCTGGACGCCGTGCTGGTTCGTAGCCTGCCGCTGGAGGAAGCCTTCGAGAATCATCCGGGGACCGCCCGGCTGGATGCCCGTGACCGCGCCCTGGCCCGCAATCTGGCGGCGACCGTCATCAGAAGGCTGGGGCAGATCGACGCTCTTATCGACTGCTGCCTGGGCCGCCCGTTGCCGATCAAGGCGCAAACGGCCCGTCAAATCATCAGGCTTGGGGCCTGTCAGTTGTTGTTCATGCGCGTCCCTTCCCACGCCGCCGTCGATACCGCCGTCAGGCTGGCCGAGGCTCGCGGGCAAGGGCCGTATAAAAAACTGGTGAACGCCGTGCTTCGGCGGATTGATCGGGAAGGGGCGGCGTTGATGGAAGCCCAGGACGCGCCGCGCCTCAACACTCCTGACTGGTTGTGGAACTCGTGGACCGCCGCCTACGGCGCCGAGACCTGCCGCGCCATCGCCGAGGCCCATATGAGGGAGGCGCCGCTTGATCTCAGCGTTAAGGACAACGCCGAAGGGTGGGCTGAAAAACTGAACGCCGCGACCCTGCCCACCGGCGGTCTGCGCCTCGCCAAAAGCGGGTTGGTGACGGAACTGCCCGGCTTCAAGGAAGGTGCGTGGTGGGTGCAGGACGCCGCCGCCTCGCTGCCGGCAAGGCTGCTCGGCGACGTAAGCGGACTGAACGTCATCGACCTTTGCGCCGCCCCCGGCGGCAAGACGGCGCAATTGGCCGCCGCCGGCGCCGCCGTTACCGCCGTCGAACGCTCGGCCAAGCGTCTCGTGCGGTTGACGGAAAACCTTGAGCGTCTCGGCCTCAAGGCGCAACTGATCGTCGCCGACGCCGCCGTCTGGCGACCGCCCCATTTAGCCGATGCGGCGCTGTTGGATGCGCCGTGCAGTTCCACAGGCACCATCCGCCGCCATCCCGACGTGGCGCGGCTGAAAACAATCAAGGATGTCGAAGGATTGGCCAGGGCGCAGGACGTCCTGCTGGCGGCGGCGGCAGAAATGGTAAAACCCGGCGGGTTGCTGGTTTACACTACATGCTCGCTTGAACCGGCGGAGGGGGGGCGGCGGATCGACGCCCTGCTCGCCTCCGGGGCGCCTGTGGCGCGGGTTCCGATAAATGCCGCTGACGTGGGCGGCATCAGCGAACTGATCAGCGGCGACGGTGATTTGCGCACCCTGCCCTGCCATCTGGCCGAAGAAGGCGGCATGGACGGATTCTACGCCGCCCGGCTGAGAAGGCTGTAGACGGCCCGAGGGCAATGACGGTAGTAAAGGCCGAAGGCGAAAAGGAAACGACGATGACGACCGGAACCCATGAGGACTATACCCGCAAGGAAGATATCAAGGTCGGCTCCGAGCGCGCCTTCGGTCTGGTGTTCGCCGCAGTATTCGCCGTCATCGCTTTGCTGCCCTTACTTGAAGGCGGAGCGCCCAGGTGGTGGGCGTCGGCAATTGCCGGAGCGTTAATGGCGATTGCCATAGTCGCGCCGGAACTGCTGAGGCCGTTTAACCGATTGTGGTTCCAATTCGGCATGTTGCTGCACAAAGTGGTCAACCCGCTGATCATGGGGTTGCTGTTCTTTCTGACAGTGACTCCTATCGCCCTGATCATGCGGCTGTTCGGCAAAGACCCGTTGCGTTTGCGCTTTGATCCGACGGTAAAAAGTTATTGGATCAAGCGTCCGCCGCCGGAAGCGGGCCACCACGACATGCGTAACCAGTTCTGAGAAATTTTAAGGAGTAACGGCATGAGTTTTTTAATGGAACTCTGGTCTTTCATGAGAATCCGTAAAAAGTTTTGGCTGCTGCCGATCATCGTCATGATGGTGGTGTTCGGCGGATTGGTGATCCTCAGCCAAGGTTCGGCGGTGGCGCCTTTCGTTTATACTATTTTCTAGATATGCGCGTTCTCGGCATTTCCGCCTTTTACCACGACAGCGCCGCCGCGCTGGTCGTTGACGGAACAATCGTCGCCGCCGCCCAGGAGGAACGCTTCACCCGCAAGAAGCACGACGCCGAGTTCCCCGCCCGCGCCATAGCCTTTTGCCTGGAACGCGCCGGCATAGAACTTAAAGACGTTGACCACGTCGCCTTTTACGACAAGCCCTTCCTCAAGTTCGAGCGGTTGCTCGAAACCTATCTCGCCTTTGCCCCCAGGGGGTTTACTTCCTTCAGGATGGCGATGCCGTTATGGCTGCGCGAAAAGCTGTTCCAGAAAGACCTGCTCGGCAAGAAGTTCAAAGAGTTTGACGCCGATTTCAACGGGCAAAACAAACTGCTGTTCGCCGAGCATCATCAAAGCCATGCGGCGTCGGCCTTTTTCCCCTCTCCCTACCAGGAAGCGGTGGTGCTGACTATGGACGGAGTCGGCGAATGGGCGACGACTTCGGTCGCCGTCGGCTCCGGCAATCGTCTGGAAATGATCAAGGAAATCCACTTCCCTCACTCCCTCGGCCTTCTCTATTCGGCCTTCACCTATTACACGGGGTTCAAGGTCAATTCCGGCGAGTACAAGGTGATGGGACTGGCCCCCTACGGCGAACCCAGGTTCGCCGGGCTGATCATGGATCATCTGATCGACGTCAAGGAAGACGGAACCTTTCGCCTGGATCAGAGCTATTTCGATTATTGCACGGGCCTGACCATGACCAACGAAAAGTTTAACCGGCTGTTCGGCGGCCCGCCGCGCGGCCGCGAGGAACTGTTGACCCCGCGCCACATGGACCTGGCGGCGTCGATACAGGCGGTGATCGAGGAAATTATCCTCAAGCTGACCCGCTCGCTGGCCGCCGAAACCGGGATAAACAATCTGTGTCTGGCCGGCGGCGTGGCGCTGAACTGCGTGGCCAACGGCAAGGTCTTGCGCGACGGCAAATTCAAGAATATCTGGGTGCAGCCGGCCTCCGGCGACGCCGGCGGAGCGTTGGGCGCGGCGCTGTGCGCCTATCACTCCCATCTGAATGGCCCGCGCGCGGCTGACGGCGTCAATGACGCCATGTACGGCTCTTACCTGGGGCCGGACTTTGCGACGGACGAGATCGAACGCCGCCTGACCGGGGCGGGGGCCGTATTCACCACCGTCACCGACGATGAGGCGATCATCAAAACCGCCCGCGCCCTCGCCGATGAAAAGGCCGTCGGCTGGTTCCAGGGGCGCATGGAGTTCGGCCCGAGAGCGCTCGGCGGGCGCTCGGTATTG from Rhodospirillales bacterium RIFCSPLOWO2_02_FULL_58_16 encodes:
- a CDS encoding nuclease (SNase), whose translation is MLVFVLLLSGGAGAETLTSGGAARVTEIIDGDTITLDDGRQVRLVGIQAPKLPLGRRDFKTWPLADEAKHALEKMISGRVVELRHGGEKIDRHGRTLAHLFLENGVWAQGEMLKAGMARVYTFPDNREMAASMYAIEHMARQDRRGIWDHPFYAVRTPEEASERLGTFQVVEGVVMDAVKVKGVVYLNFGADWRKDFTVMIPSGATRMFLKDGIDPLSFKGKKIRARGWLKERNGPMIEASHPEQLE
- a CDS encoding MFS transporter, which translates into the protein MARALALDLLDAVLVRSLPLEEAFENHPGTARLDARDRALARNLAATVIRRLGQIDALIDCCLGRPLPIKAQTARQIIRLGACQLLFMRVPSHAAVDTAVRLAEARGQGPYKKLVNAVLRRIDREGAALMEAQDAPRLNTPDWLWNSWTAAYGAETCRAIAEAHMREAPLDLSVKDNAEGWAEKLNAATLPTGGLRLAKSGLVTELPGFKEGAWWVQDAAASLPARLLGDVSGLNVIDLCAAPGGKTAQLAAAGAAVTAVERSAKRLVRLTENLERLGLKAQLIVADAAVWRPPHLADAALLDAPCSSTGTIRRHPDVARLKTIKDVEGLARAQDVLLAAAAEMVKPGGLLVYTTCSLEPAEGGRRIDALLASGAPVARVPINAADVGGISELISGDGDLRTLPCHLAEEGGMDGFYAARLRRL